CTTTGTGCCGTATACGATTTTCCCGATTTGTGTCCAGTATGCAGCTCCTGCACACATGACGCAGGGTTCCACGGTAACATAAAGGGTGCATTCGTTGAGGTATTTTCCTCCCAGATAATTTGCAGCCGAGGTAAACGCCTGCATTTCGGCATGTGCCGTGACGTCATTCAACATCTCTGTTAAATTGTGCGCCCGGGCAATAATCTGGTTTTGCAAAACCACCACTGCCCCGATGGGGATTTCATCATCTTCCAA
This DNA window, taken from Bacteroidota bacterium, encodes the following:
- a CDS encoding nucleoside deaminase → LEDDEIPIGAVVVLQNQIIARAHNLTEMLNDVTAHAEMQAFTSAANYLGGKYLNECTLYVTVEPCVMCAGAAYWTQIGKIVYGTKDEKRGYSLIIQNILHPKTKVVSGVMENECSKLMKEFFLKKR